The following proteins are encoded in a genomic region of Cryptomeria japonica chromosome 11, Sugi_1.0, whole genome shotgun sequence:
- the LOC131073592 gene encoding uncharacterized protein LOC131073592: MARKASTCGICENVNLPSVCAPCVNSRLNDKYKLVNALKREHITLNKRLDEKLKAKDKASDQRRWMQLHAEKLVLLKERLRLNQDQLMKEKFKLEEKTNEFHSRETLLVDASDMLERNMVEKLDEFYPDEIHAQNLAHTTIRLDLLQAQSVAIRQLGKLFPLCKVHDGERTNKGLSSDYHQICGVRLPRGTNPHSDSVEELGASLGYMFQLLNLVVRYLYAPLLLTSGFVGSCSRVWQRASYKNS; the protein is encoded by the coding sequence ATGGCAAGGAAAGCAAGCACTTGTGGCATCTGTGAGAATGTAAATCTCCCTTCAGTTTGTGCACCTTGTGTGAATTCAAGGTTGAATGATAAGTATAAATTGGTCAATGCATTGAAACGCGAACATATTACCTTGAATAAAAGACTGGATGAAAAGCTCAAGGCTAAGGATAAAGCAAGTGACCAACGGAGATGGATGCAGCTTCATGCTGAAAAACTTGTACTGCTTAAAGAGCGGCTTCGTCTTAACCAAGATCAACTTATGAAAGAAAAATTCAAGCTTGAGGAGAAAACTAATGAATTCCATTCCAGAGAGACCTTACTTGTAGACGCCTCTGATATGTTGGAAAGAAATATGGTGGAAAAGCTAGATGAGTTCTATCCGGATGAGATTCATGCCCAAAACTTGGCACATACAACAATACGGTTAGATCTTTTGCAGGCACAATCCGTGGCAATAAGACAACTTGGAAAGTTGTTTCCTCTTTGCAAAGTACATGATGGAGAGAGAACAAATAAAGGTTTAAGTAGTGATTATCATCAAATTTGTGGTGTTCGTTTACCGCGAGGAACTAATCCACATTCAGATTCAGTGGAAGAGCTTGGAGCATCATTGGGGTATATGTTCCAGCTTTTGAACCTCGTTGTTCGTTACTTGTATGCACCTTTGCTTCTTACTTCTGGGTTTGTTGGTTCATGTTCACGTGTATGGCAAAGAGCTTCTTACAAGAATTCTTAG